The following proteins come from a genomic window of Nostoc sp. ATCC 53789:
- a CDS encoding cyclase family protein — translation MIQPQGQNSITYTRVIHLSHVIDIDIPQWPGDPTVEFETVAELNNDGYYLRRLALGEHSATHINAPNSFHSYSMGIDQYPAQSLVVPAVVIDIRQATAVNSDYALTIADIVAWEEEYGEISQGCVVILNTGWQKKWFDKSAFLNHDAQGIAHFPGFGSDATQFLLKERQIAGVGIDTHGVDPGQDNTFATNRLVLEKPRIVLENLTNLDQLPPKGTTLAIGILRLRGGSGSPVGVLALVP, via the coding sequence ATGATACAACCCCAAGGTCAAAATAGTATCACCTACACACGCGTTATTCATCTAAGTCACGTGATTGACATAGATATTCCCCAGTGGCCTGGAGATCCCACAGTAGAATTTGAAACTGTGGCTGAACTAAATAATGATGGCTATTACCTCCGACGTTTAGCCTTGGGGGAACATAGTGCTACCCATATCAACGCTCCTAACAGCTTCCATAGCTATAGTATGGGAATTGACCAATACCCCGCCCAATCTCTGGTTGTACCTGCGGTGGTTATAGATATTCGCCAAGCCACAGCCGTGAATTCTGATTATGCCCTGACTATTGCTGATATTGTGGCTTGGGAAGAAGAATACGGTGAGATTTCTCAAGGCTGCGTAGTTATACTGAATACTGGTTGGCAAAAAAAGTGGTTTGATAAAAGTGCATTTCTAAATCATGATGCTCAAGGTATTGCTCATTTTCCAGGGTTTGGTAGCGATGCGACTCAATTCTTATTGAAGGAACGGCAAATTGCTGGGGTAGGGATTGATACTCATGGTGTAGACCCAGGACAGGATAACACTTTTGCTACTAATCGCTTGGTATTGGAAAAACCGCGTATTGTTTTAGAAAATCTCACCAATTTGGATCAGTTACCACCCAAAGGTACTACTCTAGCGATCGGGATTCTGCGGTTGCGTGGTGGTT
- a CDS encoding PAS domain S-box protein, producing MFSKKVQSYINQIMVQEEVIQQDEKVFCQQADTSPLMIWMAGCNALYCYLNSNWLEFTGTHLTKGGPASARGEEISHIWACSVHPEDRQQCKNIYLKAFATYNSFQRQYRLRRSDGKYRWILDTAAPRFSADGSFAGYIGYCVDVTEVRPTLRKNCSASTNSSRRLRQLTEQKQAAELKKAQKQLQAEIAKRQVVESQLRQRTSEFTAILQVLPDLYFRINADGSILDYKPGKIENPYISTKDCQGKSLRECLPTAICDRFQQAITQVLETQSSVSFKYTLPLPQGNNNFEAKLLPLPDQQIIVLVHDTSEKAQTALIESDAKFRTIIENANNVIFALTLEGIFSYVSPNWTEIFGHEIAEVEGQSFVPFVHPDDVSICADYFQRIATTTQKQDAIEYRVKHKNGSWRWHTSNSSAIRDANGNIVNFVGICYDTTDRKQAEVALRECAQREALLNRLSNQIRASLDLNYIVETAVREIRDLFQIDRCAFFWYRQDTEVTHWEKVYEAKSSFLPCLLDDQEATSAEIELIAAKTLNREIIRINDVETVSDCTAQLFLQDFGFTAFMSLPVHTKSGEIGTFSCGSCGGFRPWLDNEVELLQAVTVQIAIAIDQAKLYTQSRIAAQTAQDKAQQLEAALLELQHTQAQLIQTEKMSSLGQLVAGIAHEINNPVNFIYGNISHAREYTKDLLHLVELYQQSYCPPTPEIHEQIYNIDLDFLKQDLPKILDSMNMGAERIRQIVLSLRNFSRLDEDGTKAVNLHEGIDSTLLLLQNRLKAKPGYPEIQVIRDYGNLPPVVCHAGQMNQVFMNLLANAIDVLEESFVTSHLSLVNNSKQRTNDQGQMTSPQIRIRTLIKEDRVIIGFADNGPGMTEEVRKRLFDPFFTTKPVGKGTGMGLSISYQIVVQKHGGQIQCISAPGEGAEFVIMIPLHEQPST from the coding sequence GTGTTTTCCAAAAAGGTGCAGAGCTACATTAACCAAATCATGGTTCAAGAGGAAGTAATACAACAGGATGAAAAAGTATTTTGCCAGCAGGCAGACACTTCTCCTCTGATGATTTGGATGGCTGGATGCAATGCACTTTATTGTTACTTAAATTCAAATTGGCTGGAATTTACTGGAACCCATCTAACAAAAGGCGGACCTGCATCTGCTCGAGGAGAAGAGATAAGCCATATCTGGGCTTGTAGCGTCCATCCAGAAGATAGACAACAATGTAAGAATATATACTTAAAAGCATTTGCAACGTATAATTCTTTCCAAAGGCAATATCGCCTGCGTCGGTCTGATGGCAAATATCGCTGGATTTTAGATACAGCTGCGCCACGATTTTCAGCAGATGGAAGCTTTGCGGGTTACATCGGTTATTGTGTGGATGTAACAGAAGTGCGACCTACCCTAAGAAAAAACTGCTCGGCATCTACAAATTCATCTCGTCGTCTCCGTCAATTAACAGAACAAAAACAGGCGGCAGAATTAAAAAAAGCACAAAAGCAACTACAAGCTGAAATTGCAAAACGCCAAGTAGTTGAATCACAGTTACGCCAAAGAACATCAGAATTTACAGCGATTTTGCAAGTGCTTCCTGATTTGTACTTTCGTATCAATGCTGATGGAAGTATTCTGGATTACAAACCAGGAAAGATTGAGAACCCATACATTTCAACAAAAGATTGTCAGGGTAAGAGTTTGCGAGAATGCCTACCAACTGCTATATGCGATCGCTTTCAGCAAGCAATAACTCAAGTACTAGAAACTCAATCTTCAGTCAGTTTCAAATATACCTTACCGCTCCCACAAGGGAATAATAATTTTGAAGCTAAGTTATTGCCGTTACCAGACCAGCAAATCATAGTTCTTGTCCACGACACCAGCGAAAAAGCACAAACAGCATTAATAGAAAGCGATGCCAAGTTTCGCACCATTATTGAAAATGCCAATAACGTTATTTTTGCCCTGACCCTTGAGGGGATATTTTCTTACGTTTCTCCAAACTGGACTGAAATTTTTGGGCATGAGATTGCAGAGGTTGAAGGTCAATCTTTTGTTCCCTTTGTGCATCCTGACGATGTGTCTATTTGTGCAGATTATTTCCAAAGAATTGCGACAACAACCCAAAAGCAAGACGCAATTGAATATCGAGTAAAACACAAAAATGGTAGTTGGCGATGGCATACAAGCAACTCATCTGCTATTAGAGATGCCAATGGTAATATTGTAAACTTCGTTGGTATTTGCTATGACACCACCGATCGCAAACAAGCAGAAGTTGCACTCAGAGAATGTGCCCAACGGGAAGCATTACTCAATCGTCTTTCTAACCAGATTCGAGCTTCCTTGGATCTCAATTACATTGTGGAAACCGCAGTGCGGGAGATCCGTGACTTATTCCAGATCGATCGCTGCGCCTTCTTTTGGTATCGGCAAGACACTGAAGTTACCCATTGGGAAAAAGTATACGAAGCGAAAAGTTCCTTTTTACCCTGTCTGCTTGACGATCAAGAAGCAACTAGTGCAGAAATCGAACTCATCGCAGCCAAAACCTTGAATAGAGAAATTATCCGTATTAATGATGTTGAGACTGTAAGCGATTGCACTGCACAACTATTTTTGCAGGATTTTGGTTTCACTGCCTTTATGTCACTACCTGTACACACCAAATCTGGCGAAATAGGCACATTTAGCTGTGGTTCTTGTGGTGGCTTCCGGCCCTGGCTAGACAACGAAGTAGAATTACTACAGGCAGTTACAGTTCAAATAGCGATCGCTATTGACCAAGCTAAACTCTACACCCAAAGCCGCATTGCTGCTCAAACAGCCCAAGACAAAGCCCAACAACTAGAAGCAGCATTACTAGAACTTCAACACACTCAAGCGCAACTCATTCAAACCGAAAAAATGTCCAGTTTGGGACAATTGGTTGCAGGTATTGCCCACGAAATCAATAATCCCGTCAATTTTATCTACGGCAATATTAGCCACGCCCGTGAATATACCAAAGATTTATTGCACTTGGTAGAACTTTATCAACAGAGTTACTGCCCACCAACACCAGAAATTCACGAACAAATCTACAACATAGATTTAGACTTTCTCAAGCAAGATTTGCCTAAAATTCTGGATTCTATGAATATGGGAGCCGAACGCATTCGGCAGATAGTCCTATCTTTACGCAATTTTTCTCGCCTTGATGAAGACGGCACGAAAGCAGTAAATCTTCATGAAGGTATTGATAGCACCTTACTGCTGTTGCAAAATCGTCTGAAAGCCAAACCAGGATATCCCGAAATCCAAGTAATCCGAGACTATGGCAATCTACCACCAGTAGTCTGTCACGCTGGACAGATGAATCAGGTGTTTATGAATTTGCTGGCAAATGCGATCGATGTTTTAGAAGAGTCATTTGTCACTAGTCATTTGTCATTAGTAAATAACTCTAAACAAAGGACAAACGACCAAGGACAAATGACTTCTCCTCAGATTCGCATTCGTACCCTTATCAAAGAAGACCGTGTAATCATTGGCTTTGCCGACAATGGCCCAGGCATGACAGAAGAAGTACGCAAACGTTTATTTGACCCCTTCTTTACTACAAAACCCGTGGGTAAAGGCACGGGTATGGGATTATCAATTAGCTACCAAATTGTTGTCCAAAAACATGGCGGACAAATCCAGTGTATTTCAGCACCAGGAGAAGGTGCAGAGTTTGTCATCATGATTCCACTACATGAGCAACCTTCAACATAA